One window of the Rosa rugosa chromosome 3, drRosRugo1.1, whole genome shotgun sequence genome contains the following:
- the LOC133737360 gene encoding uncharacterized protein LOC133737360: MEGVVHEEATQRAPKAGVKLTSSQRESEQENVTEFEDNEAMFGFQDSDDENLGFTINSDGELEDEGLEFNPKSDMKKPEFKLKQKFATVQVLRDALREHAIQGGWEYIFIKNDKTRLRVVCKEDNCPFFLFASKMQHESTLMIKGYDGTHKCTRKFNNSMVKLRYLTAKFKDQIVVNESVKPESLAKTMSSTIRARVSNSMAYKAKRQALLEYEGSIREQYARLCDYGRELQRVDPATSIDIKCSFPKGSKRPVFKRMYICLGALKMASRLDADLSLD, encoded by the exons ATGGAAGGAGTTGTGCATGAAGAAGCTACACAAAGAGCACCTAAGGCTGGTGTAAAGCTTACTAGTAGTCAAAGGGAAAGTGAGCAAGAAAATGTGACTGAGTTTGAAGATAATGaggccatgtttggttttcAAGATTCTGATGATGAGAATTTGGGTTTTACCATAAATTCCGATGGGGAGCTTGAAGATGAAGGACTGGAATTCAATCCCAAATCCGACATGAAGAAACCAGAATTTAAACTAAAACAGAAGTTTGCCACAGTTCAAGTATTGAGAGATGCATTGAGGGAGCATGCTATTCAAGGTGGATGGGAATATATCTTCATCAAGAATGATAAGACAAGGCTGCGGGTTGTATGCAAGGAGGACAATTGTCCCTTCTTTCTGTTTGCTTCCAAAATGCAGCATGAGAGCACTCTCATGATCAAGGGATATGATGGTACACACAAGTGCACAAGAAAATTTAACAATAGCATGGTGAAGCTTAGATATTTGACAGCAAAGTTTAAGGACCAGATTGTGGTTAATGAAAGTGTGAAGCCAG AATCTCTTGCAAAAACAATGTCCTCAACCATTCGAGCAAGGGTTTCCAACTCAATGGCATATAAAGCTAAAAGGCAAGCTCTGTTGGAATATGAGGGAAGCATTCGAGAGCAATATGCAAGGCTTTGTGATTATGGCAGGGAGCTTCAGAGGGTTGATCCAGCAACCTCTATTGATATTAAGTGTAGTTTTCCTAAGGGTAGCAAGAGGCCAGTTTTTAAACGGATGTATATTTGCTTGGGAGCTCTAAAAATGGCTTCAAGGCTGGATGCAGATCTGTCATTGGACTAG